In Prescottella soli, a genomic segment contains:
- a CDS encoding long-chain-acyl-CoA synthetase → MSSDATAPTIGLVQLALQIPRMATELPSLARGALGLTRTPDSRLSIGRVFQELARRQPHHPFIRFEGASVTYGDANARVNRYADVLARRGVRHGDVVGILMKNRPEALLLTLAAVKLGAIAGMLNHNQRGDVLAHSLSLLDSRVLVVGEECDEAIASLDGDPHAATMLSSAELDAAAESADASNPAVCERIQGKDRAFYIFTSGTTGLPKASLMSHFRWLKSMSGLGAMGVRLRRSDTLYCALPLYHNNALTVSLSSVLSSGATFAIGRTFSASRFWDDAKVNGATAFVYIGEVCRYLLNQPPKPSDRDNDIRLIVGNGLRPEIWTEFTERFGIDRVAEFYGASECNIAFVNALGVERTAGICPLPYAVVEFDPETGRARRDSAGRLRRVGSGEVGLLLSKVTDRAPFDGYTDPDASEKKLVRDGFKDGDCWFDTGDLVRRQGFMHVAFVDRLGDTFRWKGENVATTEVEGALSAHPAIDESVVYGVAVPGTDGKAGMAAVTLHPGHEFDGGLLAKELFDRLPGYAIPLFVRVVESLETTSTFKSRKVGLREEGYSASVDRLYVLAGRADGYVPAYDDYARQVAEGNAPRA, encoded by the coding sequence ATGAGTTCCGACGCCACCGCCCCGACGATCGGTCTCGTGCAGCTGGCGCTGCAAATCCCGCGGATGGCGACCGAGCTGCCCAGCCTGGCGCGTGGGGCGCTGGGGTTGACCCGCACGCCGGACAGCCGACTCTCCATCGGGCGGGTCTTCCAGGAACTGGCTCGGCGGCAACCGCACCACCCGTTCATCCGATTCGAGGGCGCGTCCGTCACCTACGGTGACGCGAACGCCCGGGTGAACCGGTACGCCGACGTCCTCGCGCGTCGCGGTGTGCGGCACGGCGACGTCGTCGGGATCCTCATGAAGAACCGGCCCGAGGCGCTGCTGCTGACGCTCGCGGCCGTCAAGCTCGGTGCGATCGCGGGGATGCTGAATCACAACCAGCGCGGCGACGTCCTGGCGCACAGCCTGTCGCTGCTGGACAGTCGGGTTCTCGTCGTGGGGGAGGAGTGTGACGAGGCGATAGCGTCGCTCGACGGCGATCCGCATGCCGCGACCATGCTCTCCAGCGCCGAACTCGATGCCGCCGCCGAGTCCGCGGATGCATCGAATCCTGCTGTGTGCGAGCGTATCCAGGGCAAGGATCGGGCGTTCTACATCTTCACCTCGGGCACGACAGGGCTGCCCAAGGCGAGCCTGATGAGCCACTTCCGCTGGCTCAAGAGCATGTCCGGACTCGGTGCGATGGGAGTTCGCCTGCGCCGCAGCGACACTCTCTACTGCGCGCTGCCGCTCTACCACAACAACGCGCTCACCGTGTCGCTGTCGTCGGTGCTGTCGTCCGGCGCCACCTTCGCCATCGGGCGCACGTTCTCCGCATCCCGGTTCTGGGACGACGCGAAGGTCAACGGCGCCACCGCCTTCGTCTACATCGGCGAGGTGTGCCGGTACCTGCTCAACCAGCCGCCCAAGCCCTCGGACCGCGACAACGACATCCGTCTGATCGTCGGAAACGGGCTGCGACCGGAGATCTGGACCGAGTTCACCGAGCGGTTCGGCATCGACCGGGTCGCCGAGTTCTACGGCGCGAGTGAATGCAACATCGCCTTCGTCAACGCACTCGGTGTCGAACGCACCGCCGGGATTTGTCCGCTGCCGTACGCGGTCGTCGAGTTCGACCCCGAAACCGGCCGGGCCCGCCGGGATTCGGCTGGACGCCTGCGCCGCGTCGGCTCCGGCGAGGTGGGTCTGCTGCTGTCGAAGGTCACCGACCGCGCGCCGTTCGACGGGTACACCGATCCCGATGCCAGCGAAAAGAAGCTCGTCCGAGACGGTTTCAAGGACGGCGACTGCTGGTTCGACACCGGGGACCTCGTGCGCCGCCAGGGATTCATGCACGTTGCGTTCGTCGACCGACTGGGGGACACGTTCCGGTGGAAGGGCGAGAACGTCGCCACGACCGAGGTCGAGGGTGCGCTGTCGGCGCATCCCGCGATCGACGAGTCCGTCGTGTACGGCGTCGCGGTGCCCGGAACCGACGGCAAGGCGGGCATGGCCGCGGTGACCCTGCATCCGGGACACGAGTTCGACGGCGGGCTGCTCGCGAAGGAATTGTTCGACCGACTACCCGGGTACGCGATTCCGCTGTTCGTGCGGGTGGTCGAGTCGCTCGAGACGACCTCGACGTTCAAGAGCCGCAAGGTGGGACTGCGTGAGGAGGGGTACTCCGCG
- a CDS encoding TIGR00730 family Rossman fold protein produces MSGETSGEKFAVCVYCASGPVDAQFLELAAEVGAAIGRRGWQLVSGGGNVSMMGAVAQAAREAGAWTIGVIPKALVHREVADVDADELIVTDTMRERKRIMEDRADAFVTLPGGIGTLEELFETWTAGYLGMHEKPVVMLDPVDHFRGLLHWLEGLKAQGFVAQRALDGLIVTGDVEDALDACTR; encoded by the coding sequence GTGAGCGGCGAGACGTCCGGCGAGAAGTTCGCCGTCTGTGTGTACTGCGCATCGGGTCCGGTGGATGCGCAGTTCCTGGAGTTGGCCGCGGAGGTGGGCGCCGCGATCGGTCGCCGTGGATGGCAACTGGTTTCCGGTGGCGGCAACGTCTCGATGATGGGTGCCGTCGCGCAGGCGGCCCGCGAGGCCGGCGCATGGACCATCGGTGTCATCCCGAAGGCGCTGGTGCACAGGGAGGTTGCCGACGTCGACGCGGACGAGCTGATCGTCACCGACACGATGCGCGAACGCAAGCGGATCATGGAGGACCGCGCCGACGCGTTCGTCACCCTCCCCGGCGGCATCGGCACGCTCGAGGAGCTGTTCGAGACGTGGACGGCGGGATACCTCGGGATGCACGAGAAGCCGGTGGTGATGCTCGATCCGGTGGACCACTTCCGGGGGCTGCTGCATTGGCTCGAGGGCCTGAAGGCGCAGGGCTTCGTCGCCCAGCGCGCGCTGGACGGCCTGATCGTCACGGGCGATGTCGAGGACGCGCTGGACGCCTGCACGCGCTGA
- a CDS encoding TIGR00730 family Rossman fold protein: MAPERKTGEAARRGTASVKHRGPVMLRRDRKAEATTADRRLLDQRGPTDWVHTDPWRVLRIQSEFVEGFGALAEVPRAVTVFGSARTSEETAEYGLARELGAALVQAGFAVITGGGPGVMEAANRGASESGGYSIGLGIELPFEQRLNDWVDLGINFRYFFARKTMFVKYSQAFICLPGGFGTLDELFEALTLVQTRKITRFPIILVGTEFWSGLVDWLRGVIEPTGKISPGDIDLIHVTDSIDEVVRIVVESQQGVDEAALLGDEDEW; the protein is encoded by the coding sequence ATGGCACCAGAGAGGAAGACCGGGGAGGCGGCCCGACGAGGCACCGCCTCGGTGAAGCATCGCGGCCCGGTCATGCTGCGGCGCGATCGCAAGGCAGAGGCCACGACGGCCGACCGGCGACTGCTCGATCAGCGCGGCCCCACCGACTGGGTTCACACCGACCCGTGGCGGGTGCTGCGCATCCAGAGCGAGTTCGTCGAAGGATTCGGTGCGCTCGCGGAGGTGCCGCGCGCGGTCACGGTGTTCGGCTCGGCGCGCACGTCCGAGGAGACGGCCGAGTACGGGTTGGCCCGCGAACTCGGCGCCGCGCTCGTGCAGGCCGGGTTCGCGGTCATCACCGGTGGCGGCCCCGGCGTGATGGAGGCCGCGAACCGCGGTGCCAGCGAGAGCGGGGGCTACTCGATCGGACTCGGCATCGAGCTGCCGTTCGAGCAGCGTCTCAACGACTGGGTCGACCTCGGTATCAACTTCCGCTACTTCTTCGCGCGCAAGACGATGTTCGTGAAGTACTCGCAGGCATTCATCTGCCTGCCCGGCGGGTTCGGCACGCTCGACGAACTGTTCGAGGCGCTGACCCTGGTCCAGACGCGCAAGATCACCCGGTTCCCGATCATCCTGGTCGGCACCGAATTCTGGTCCGGGCTCGTGGACTGGCTGCGCGGCGTCATCGAACCGACCGGCAAGATCTCGCCCGGCGACATCGATCTGATCCACGTCACCGACAGCATCGACGAGGTGGTGCGCATCGTCGTCGAGTCCCAGCAGGGCGTGGACGAGGCGGCGCTCCTGGGAGACGAGGACGAGTGGTGA
- the dapE gene encoding succinyl-diaminopimelate desuccinylase has translation MSLLDLHADPIDLTAALVDIPSVSQDEAVIAGAVEAALREQTSGFEVIRSGNAVLARTNRGLPSRVMLAGHLDTVPIADNVPSRRTSDERGDLLHGCGTVDMKSGDAVFLHLAATVSDLAHDLTLVFYDCEEIAAQYNGLGRIERELPEWLRADVAILGEPTGGFIEAGCQGTLRVRLTASGTRAHSARSWLGDNAIHKFAPALARLSAYEARSVDIDGCVYREGLSAVRISGGVAGNVVPDVAEMDVNFRFAPDRSVEQAIDHVREIFAPSALGGLELGFEVTDSSAGALPGLSHPAAAALIDAAGGQYRAKYGWTDVSRFSALGIPAVNYGPGDPNLAHKRDEHVPVHQITDVTRVLRGYLSS, from the coding sequence GTGAGCCTTCTCGATCTGCACGCCGACCCCATCGATCTCACCGCCGCCTTGGTCGACATTCCGAGCGTGTCACAGGACGAGGCCGTCATCGCCGGCGCCGTCGAGGCCGCGCTGCGGGAGCAGACCTCGGGGTTCGAGGTGATCCGCAGCGGCAACGCGGTGCTCGCCCGCACCAACCGCGGGCTGCCCAGCCGCGTCATGCTCGCCGGCCACCTCGACACCGTGCCGATCGCCGACAACGTGCCCAGCCGCCGCACGTCCGACGAGCGGGGCGACCTGTTGCACGGCTGCGGCACCGTCGACATGAAGTCCGGCGACGCGGTGTTCCTGCACCTCGCGGCGACCGTCTCGGATCTCGCCCACGACCTGACGCTGGTGTTCTACGACTGCGAGGAGATCGCGGCGCAGTACAACGGACTCGGCCGGATCGAGCGCGAGCTCCCGGAGTGGCTGCGTGCCGACGTCGCGATCCTCGGCGAGCCGACGGGCGGATTCATCGAGGCCGGCTGCCAGGGCACGCTGCGAGTGCGGCTGACGGCGTCCGGCACGCGTGCCCACTCGGCGCGTTCGTGGCTGGGCGACAACGCGATCCACAAGTTCGCGCCGGCGCTCGCGCGGCTGTCGGCGTACGAGGCGCGGTCGGTCGACATCGACGGCTGCGTCTATCGGGAGGGGCTGTCCGCGGTGCGGATCTCCGGCGGTGTCGCCGGCAACGTCGTGCCCGACGTCGCGGAAATGGACGTCAACTTCCGGTTTGCCCCCGACCGCAGCGTCGAGCAGGCGATCGACCACGTCCGGGAGATCTTCGCCCCGTCGGCCCTGGGTGGCCTCGAGCTGGGGTTCGAGGTCACCGACAGTTCGGCGGGCGCGCTACCGGGCCTGTCGCATCCCGCGGCCGCGGCACTGATCGACGCGGCCGGCGGGCAGTACCGTGCCAAGTACGGCTGGACGGACGTCTCGCGCTTCTCGGCGCTGGGGATTCCCGCGGTCAACTACGGTCCGGGCGACCCGAACCTCGCCCACAAGCGGGACGAGCACGTCCCCGTCCACCAGATCACCGACGTGACGCGCGTGCTGCGTGGGTACCTGAGCTCGTGA
- the dapD gene encoding 2,3,4,5-tetrahydropyridine-2,6-dicarboxylate N-succinyltransferase — MSAQGASAVGVANVTESGTVLDTWYPAPELGEYQENGTVALEGTDIPSDLALLAGHDEAREVKQVVVRTTIADLSAAPVDAHDAYLRLHLLSHRLVAPHAINLDGIFGLLANVVWTNFGPCAVDGFELVRSRLRIRGPVTVFGVDKFPRMVDYVVPSGVRIADADRVRLGAHLASGTTVMHEGFVNFNAGTLGSSMVEGRISAGVVVGDGSDVGGGASIMGTLSGGGKQVISVGERCLLGANAGLGISLGNDCVVEAGLYITAGTKVTGPDGTVVKAADLSGQSNILFRRNSVSGAVEVVPWKGTGVELNAALHAND, encoded by the coding sequence GTGAGTGCACAGGGAGCATCAGCAGTAGGCGTCGCCAACGTGACCGAGTCCGGCACGGTTCTCGATACCTGGTACCCGGCCCCCGAACTGGGCGAGTACCAGGAGAACGGAACCGTCGCGCTCGAGGGCACCGACATCCCGTCGGACCTCGCGCTGCTCGCCGGCCACGACGAGGCGCGCGAGGTCAAGCAGGTCGTGGTGCGCACGACCATCGCCGATCTGTCCGCGGCGCCGGTGGACGCGCACGACGCGTACCTGCGCCTGCACCTGCTGTCGCACCGCCTGGTCGCGCCCCACGCGATCAACCTCGACGGCATCTTCGGTCTGCTGGCCAACGTCGTGTGGACCAACTTCGGCCCGTGCGCGGTCGACGGCTTCGAACTGGTGCGCTCGCGCCTGCGGATCCGCGGCCCGGTGACGGTGTTCGGCGTGGACAAGTTCCCGCGCATGGTCGACTACGTCGTTCCGTCGGGCGTCCGCATCGCCGACGCCGACCGGGTCCGCCTGGGCGCCCACCTGGCGAGCGGCACCACCGTCATGCACGAGGGCTTCGTGAACTTCAATGCCGGCACGCTCGGCAGCTCGATGGTCGAGGGCCGCATCTCCGCGGGCGTCGTCGTCGGTGACGGCTCCGACGTCGGTGGCGGCGCCTCGATCATGGGCACCCTGTCGGGCGGCGGCAAGCAGGTCATCTCGGTCGGCGAGCGCTGCCTGCTCGGCGCCAACGCCGGACTGGGGATCTCGCTCGGCAACGACTGCGTGGTCGAGGCCGGCCTCTACATCACCGCGGGCACCAAGGTCACCGGCCCCGACGGCACCGTCGTCAAGGCCGCGGACCTCAGCGGACAGTCGAACATCCTGTTCCGCCGCAACTCCGTCTCCGGCGCCGTCGAGGTGGTCCCGTGGAAGGGAACCGGCGTGGAACTGAACGCGGCACTGCACGCCAACGACTGA
- a CDS encoding amino acid permease — MSSTETPVRLGHGLKVRHLTMMGLGSAIGAGLFLGTGVGIAKAGPAVLVSYLIAGFVVVCVMRMLGEMGAALPASGSFSHYARIGIGEWAGFVMGWLYWFMLIMVLGAEITGASAIVNDWLPGVPQWVVALVFVTFFAVVNLAKVSNFGEFEFWFAALKVAAIIGFLVVGALLVFGLLPGTEPVGFTHFLGDGGFMPNGFAGIAAGLLVVAFAFGGIEIVTIAAAESEHPERSIATAVRTVMWRISVFYIGAIAIMVFVLPWDDPELQNGPFVAVLEKANIPYVSGLMELVVVIALLSAFNANVYGTSRMAFSLARRNDGPAALAKLSKSGVPTNAVLLSVFFGFVSVLLNWLLPDSLLGILLNAVGAALLVIWVFIVIAHLRLRPRLEREGKLTVRMWLFPYLSYLTLALLAGFVVLMAFDSDAREQLISTAVLFLVILVLGMINSRRRARKTAAAVEPTN, encoded by the coding sequence GTGAGCTCCACCGAAACCCCAGTTCGATTAGGGCACGGCCTCAAGGTCCGTCATCTCACGATGATGGGCCTCGGGTCGGCAATCGGCGCCGGTCTCTTCCTGGGGACCGGCGTCGGGATCGCGAAGGCAGGCCCCGCGGTCCTCGTTTCCTACCTGATCGCCGGTTTCGTCGTGGTGTGCGTGATGCGCATGCTCGGCGAGATGGGCGCCGCTCTGCCTGCGAGCGGATCCTTCTCGCACTACGCGCGCATCGGCATCGGCGAGTGGGCCGGCTTCGTGATGGGCTGGCTGTACTGGTTCATGCTGATCATGGTCCTCGGCGCGGAGATCACCGGCGCGTCGGCGATCGTGAACGACTGGCTGCCCGGCGTGCCGCAGTGGGTGGTCGCGCTGGTGTTCGTGACGTTCTTCGCGGTCGTGAACCTCGCGAAGGTCAGCAACTTCGGCGAGTTCGAGTTCTGGTTCGCGGCGCTCAAGGTCGCCGCCATCATCGGCTTCCTCGTCGTCGGGGCGCTGCTCGTCTTCGGTCTGCTTCCCGGCACCGAACCGGTCGGGTTCACCCACTTCCTCGGCGACGGCGGGTTCATGCCCAACGGCTTCGCCGGGATCGCCGCGGGCCTGCTGGTCGTGGCGTTCGCGTTCGGCGGCATCGAGATCGTCACGATCGCCGCGGCCGAGTCCGAGCACCCCGAACGGTCGATCGCGACGGCCGTCCGCACCGTCATGTGGCGGATCAGCGTCTTCTACATCGGCGCGATCGCGATCATGGTCTTCGTACTGCCGTGGGACGACCCCGAACTCCAGAACGGCCCCTTCGTGGCGGTCCTGGAGAAGGCGAACATCCCGTACGTCTCCGGCCTCATGGAGCTGGTCGTGGTCATCGCGCTGCTGTCCGCGTTCAACGCGAACGTCTACGGCACCTCGCGCATGGCGTTCTCGCTGGCCCGCCGCAACGACGGACCGGCGGCGCTCGCGAAACTGTCGAAGTCCGGAGTCCCCACCAACGCGGTGCTGCTGTCGGTCTTCTTCGGTTTCGTCAGTGTCCTGCTGAACTGGCTGCTTCCCGATTCGCTGCTCGGCATCCTGCTCAACGCCGTCGGCGCGGCGCTGCTGGTGATCTGGGTGTTCATCGTGATCGCCCACCTACGGCTGCGGCCTCGCCTCGAGCGCGAGGGCAAGCTGACGGTCCGGATGTGGCTGTTCCCGTACCTCAGCTACCTCACCCTGGCACTGCTGGCCGGCTTCGTGGTGCTGATGGCGTTCGACAGCGACGCGCGTGAGCAGCTGATCTCCACAGCGGTGTTGTTCCTCGTGATCCTCGTCCTCGGGATGATCAATTCGCGGCGCCGCGCGCGCAAGACCGCGGCCGCGGTGGAGCCCACGAACTAG
- a CDS encoding YncE family protein, producing MTSRRTVRRGCAVTVAAAAVFSALAGTPTAAATPAGLDEVLFVGNNWEGTADVIKSTGSYDKLGRINMIPDKDERLREIYLNPVKLAFYLGIRATAGEGHDQFVDDMYTTPDGSAVVASRPSFADVVSIDLTSGKINWRFPVSGFRADHMAVSPDGTRVAVSASTSNTVHVLDIATGTQVGSFATGDKPHENVFTDGGRYLWNMSIGEVNTPLDAPELDFTKGDRRITIVDAQTFQTVKVINMRDRLDAFGRKDLSNSVRPVAFSPDERTLYFQVSFFNGFVEYDIAADRITRIKELPKNPATNPDRTTWVNDSRHHGMSINRDGSKLCIAGTMDDYVTTVDTTTLQESALVPAGKPYWATVNGDGTQCVISESANDTVSAIDFATGQKVATVPVGDHPQRVRLGHVPAGWTAPTGGDEGGTGSLDSLGTPGSSGSSGS from the coding sequence GTGACATCACGTAGGACCGTTCGGAGAGGGTGCGCCGTCACCGTGGCGGCCGCCGCGGTGTTCTCGGCGCTGGCCGGAACGCCGACCGCCGCCGCGACCCCGGCCGGGCTCGACGAGGTGCTGTTCGTCGGCAACAACTGGGAGGGCACCGCCGACGTCATCAAGTCGACCGGCAGCTACGACAAGCTCGGCCGGATCAACATGATCCCCGACAAGGACGAGCGGCTGCGCGAGATCTACCTCAACCCGGTCAAGCTCGCCTTCTACCTCGGCATCCGGGCGACGGCCGGCGAAGGGCACGACCAGTTCGTCGACGACATGTACACGACACCCGACGGATCCGCGGTGGTCGCGTCCCGGCCCAGCTTCGCCGACGTCGTCTCGATCGACCTGACCTCCGGCAAGATCAACTGGCGGTTCCCGGTGTCCGGCTTCCGCGCCGACCACATGGCCGTCTCCCCGGACGGCACCCGCGTCGCGGTCTCCGCCTCCACCAGCAACACCGTGCATGTCCTCGACATCGCCACGGGCACGCAGGTCGGATCGTTCGCGACGGGTGACAAGCCGCACGAGAACGTCTTCACGGACGGCGGCCGGTACCTGTGGAACATGTCGATCGGCGAGGTGAACACCCCGCTGGACGCACCGGAGCTGGACTTCACCAAGGGCGACCGCCGGATCACCATCGTCGACGCGCAGACCTTCCAGACCGTGAAGGTGATCAACATGCGTGATCGACTCGACGCGTTCGGGCGCAAGGACCTGTCCAACTCGGTGCGTCCCGTGGCCTTCAGCCCCGACGAGCGGACGCTGTACTTCCAGGTGTCGTTCTTCAACGGCTTCGTCGAGTACGACATCGCCGCAGACCGGATCACCCGCATCAAGGAACTGCCGAAGAACCCGGCCACCAACCCGGACCGCACCACCTGGGTCAACGACTCCCGGCACCACGGCATGTCGATCAACCGCGACGGCAGCAAGCTGTGCATCGCCGGGACGATGGACGACTACGTGACGACCGTCGACACCACGACGCTGCAGGAATCGGCCTTGGTCCCGGCAGGCAAGCCGTACTGGGCCACGGTCAACGGCGACGGCACGCAGTGCGTGATCTCCGAGAGCGCGAACGACACGGTCAGCGCGATCGACTTCGCGACCGGACAGAAGGTCGCGACGGTGCCGGTGGGAGACCACCCGCAACGGGTTCGTCTCGGTCACGTGCCGGCCGGGTGGACCGCGCCGACCGGCGGCGACGAGGGCGGAACCGGCAGCCTCGACTCGCTCGGCACCCCCGGGTCGTCCGGCAGCTCGGGATCGTGA
- a CDS encoding enoyl-CoA hydratase: protein MSFIVVERPRENVALVTLNRPERMNAMAFDVMIPFRESLEAISNDNSVRAVVITGAGRGFCSGADQTSAGPIPHIDGLTRPSIALRSMELLDDVILTLRRMHQPVIAAVNGAAIGGGLCLSLAADIRLAAPEAYFRAAGINNGLTASELGLSYLLPRAIGSSRAFEIMLTGRDVDADEAARIGLVSRIVAGEDLLEEAFDMAQRIAMFSRPGVELTKRTLWSSLDASSMAQHMNQEGLGQLMIRLMTDNFEEATLARREKRDPMFRDTR from the coding sequence TTGAGCTTCATCGTCGTCGAACGGCCGCGCGAGAACGTGGCACTGGTGACCCTCAATCGCCCGGAACGCATGAACGCGATGGCGTTCGACGTCATGATCCCGTTCCGGGAGTCGCTCGAGGCCATCAGCAACGACAACTCGGTGCGTGCCGTCGTGATCACCGGCGCCGGCCGGGGGTTCTGCTCGGGTGCCGACCAGACGTCGGCGGGCCCCATACCGCACATCGACGGGCTGACCCGCCCATCGATCGCGCTGCGCTCGATGGAACTGCTCGACGACGTCATCCTCACGCTGCGCCGCATGCATCAGCCGGTGATCGCGGCGGTGAACGGCGCCGCGATCGGCGGCGGCCTCTGCCTGTCGTTGGCCGCGGACATCCGCCTCGCGGCCCCCGAGGCGTACTTCCGTGCGGCCGGCATCAACAACGGCCTGACGGCGAGCGAACTCGGCCTCAGCTATCTGCTTCCGAGAGCGATCGGATCGTCGCGGGCATTCGAGATCATGCTCACCGGCCGCGACGTCGACGCCGACGAGGCCGCACGGATCGGGCTCGTGTCCCGCATCGTCGCCGGTGAGGATCTCCTCGAGGAGGCGTTCGACATGGCGCAGCGGATCGCGATGTTCTCGCGCCCGGGCGTCGAGCTCACCAAGCGCACCCTGTGGTCGAGCCTCGACGCGTCGTCGATGGCGCAGCACATGAACCAGGAAGGACTCGGCCAGTTGATGATTCGACTGATGACCGACAACTTCGAGGAGGCCACCCTGGCCCGGCGCGAGAAGCGGGATCCGATGTTCCGGGACACCCGCTAG